The following proteins are encoded in a genomic region of Nicotiana sylvestris chromosome 4, ASM39365v2, whole genome shotgun sequence:
- the LOC138890299 gene encoding uncharacterized protein encodes MLTTEYELFRMKDDESIQDMHTRFTFIINKLHLLGDIIPRNKLVRKILSVLPSSWGSKVNAITETKDLQELTVDELVGNLKTYEKKKNKDIRRREIKKEKNLILKAESNESSGEDSDMAYLTRRFQKMVRRNEGIPTRGSSSKPKNYDLCHKCGKPEHFIKDCPLLKQEHFKHNSDKAVKRNLVPDKHFKGKNVADNVMKQALAAWGDSSSEFEEEDDVGDNSVMTVESEANE; translated from the coding sequence atgctcaccactgagtatgagctcttcaggatgaaggacgATGAATCCATCCAAGACATGCACACACGATTCACTTTCATCATAAATAAGCTACACCTGCTTGGTGATATCATTCCTAGGAACAAGCTCGTGAGGAAAATTCTCAGTGTTTTGCCCAGTTCATGGGGGAGTAAAGTGAATGCCATTACTGAAACAAAAGATTTGCAGGAACTGACTGTAGATGAGCTGGTTGGGAATCTGAAAAcctatgaaaagaaaaagaataaggaCATTAGAAGAAGAgaaataaagaaggaaaagaacctgatACTCAAGGCAGAAAGCAATGAATCAAGTGGCGAGGATAGTGACATGGCTTACCTAACCAGGAGATTTCAGAAAATGGTTAGAAGGAATGAAGGTATACCAACGAGGGGCAGTTCTAGCAAGCCAAAGAACTATGACCTctgtcataagtgtggaaagccaGAGCATTTCATCAAAGATTGTCCTCTCCTGAAGCAAGAACACTTCAAACACAACTCTGACAAAGCAGTaaagaggaacctagttcctGACAAACATTTTAAAGGAAAGAACGTTGCTGACAATGTTATGAAGCAagctcttgcagcatggggagATTCTTCCAGCgagtttgaagaagaagatgatgtaGGTGACAACTCAGTGATGACAGTTGAAAGTGAAGCAAATGAGTAG
- the LOC104212246 gene encoding uncharacterized protein, whose translation MDPCPFVRLSVCNLALKVPVASKPAHSVVHPSSSPCYCKIKLKNFPLQTAVVPCILSESQFPDGQVQSHAASFHLNRCDLEKLVAKSLFGGGKLFLKISIYTGRRGSTCGVNSGRLLGKVDVPLDLAGTESRSVLFHNGWIVIGKEAKNSSAQFHLSVKAEPDPRFVFQFEGEPECSPQVFQIQGTIRQPVFTCKFSFRTTGDRNQRSRSLPLEHSSSRNWLSSFGSERERPGKERKGWSITVHDLSGSPVAAASMVTPFVASPGSDRVSRSNPGSWLILRPGDGTWKPWGRLEAWRERGSADSLGYRFELIPDSAAAGIVLAESTLSCRKGGKFVIDLGTSVSTNGKLTPGNSTSPACSPRGSGDFGYGLWPYCMYRGFVMSASVEGECSKPTVEVSVQHVNCTEDAAAYVALSAAIDLSIDACRLFSQKLRKELCPSQDLLS comes from the exons ATGGATCCGTGTCCTTTTGTGCGACTCAGTGTGTGTAATTTGGCGTTAAAAGTTCCGGTTGCTTCAAAGCCGGCTCATTCCGTCGTGCACCCGTCGTCGTCCCCGTGCTATTGTAAAATCAAGTTGAAGAATTTTCCTCTACAGACGGCAGTTGTTCCGTGCATTTTGTCGGAAAGTCAATTTCCGGACGGTCAGGTACAAAGCCACGCGGCGAGTTTTCACCTTAACAGGTGCGACCTCGAGAAGCTCGTTGCGAAGTCTCTCTTCGGCGGTGGGAAGTTGTTCCTGAAAATCTCAATCTACACCGGCCGGCGAGGGTCGACCTGTGGTGTGAACTCCGGGAGGTTGCTAGGGAAGGTTGACGTGCCTTTGGATCTTGCGGGAACGGAGTCTAGGTCAGTACTGTTCCATAATGGCTGGATAGTTATCGGAAAAGAAGCAAAGAATTCAAGTGCGCAGTTTCATTTGAGTGTTAAGGCGGAACCCGACCCGAGATTTGTGTTTCAGTTCGAGGGAGAGCCGGAATGCAGTCCTCAAGTGTTTCAAATTCAAGGAACCATTCGCCAACCGGTTTTCACATGCAAGTTCAGTTTTCGAACCACCGGCGACCGCAATCAGAGGTCCAG GTCTTTGCCGTTGGAGCATAGTAGTTCGCGAAATTGGTTGAGCTCCTTTGGAAGTGAAAGGGAACGACCGGGGAAGGAGCGAAAGGGTTGGTCAATCACGGTCCACGATCTCTCCGGTTCGCCAGTTGCAGCAGCGTCAATGGTTACACCATTTGTTGCTTCTCCCGGTTCAGATCGGGTAAGCCGGTCCAACCCTGGCTCATGGCTAATTCTCCGGCCAGGTGACGGAACTTGGAAACCATGGGGCAGGCTCGAGGCCTGGCGTGAACGTGGTTCAGCAGACAGCCTTGGCTACCGGTTTGAACTTATCCCTGACTCAGCCGCAGCTGGAATAGTATTAGCGGAGTCCACACTGAGCTGTAGAAAAGGCGGAAAATTCGTGATAGACCTCGGAACCAGCGTTTCAACGAATGGGAAATTGACACCTGGAAACTCCACGTCACCGGCGTGTAGTCCTAGAGGTAGTGGTGACTTTGGGTACGGACTGTGGCCATATTGCATGTATCGAGGGTTTGTGATGTCGGCTAGCGTGGAAGGTGAGTGCAGTAAACCCACGGTGGAAGTTAGTGTGCAGCACGTGAATTGCACGGAGGATGCAGCGGCATACGTGGCCTTGTCAGCTGCCATTGATCTCAGCATTGATGCTTGCAGGCTTTTCTCTCAAAAGCTTCGCAAAGAATTATGCCCTTCTCAGGATTTACTCTCCTGA